The following DNA comes from Deltaproteobacteria bacterium.
GGCAATAGGAAAACCTATAGCCCAGAGCCTATCGCCGATAGCCTCTTTTATTCCGCCGTCCTTACCCTGTCTCCTTTATAAATAACCTGTCTGCTCTTTGTGATAAATGCAGTGGATGTATCATCCTCCACACGGATTATTACAAGCCTTCCTAATTCTATCGGGGGCAATGTGATTGTTTTTTTCTCTTTAGACATGGGGTCATCCACTGTAATAGCCGGCCTGAAGATATTCATGATATTTCCCACATCAAGGCCGCTGTTTTTCCCTTTATCCAAATAGACCATATCGTTCTCTGCCGACCCCACCTTGCTCTCCATTGATTCTATAATCAATCCATCTATTGCCTTTTCAGTCTTTTTTATCACTACCTCCTTTACAGGCGGTTCATAAGATTTAAGTTTTGCCCCCTTTAATACTTCTTTATAAGATTTTTCTATCCTTGCGGCAATTACACCGCCTTTTTCAACCTTTATAACCTCTAATACACCGATGGTGTCAGTCAAAAACCCTATTGGCTTTTCAGTCACAGGATGTTTAACCTCGCCTGTAGTTGTGAAAATAATAAATTTATCGCCATCTGTTACCTCTGTCCCTTTAATAAGAGAGATATAGACAATGTCTCCTTGGGATAGCAAGAGCCCCTCTGCCTTTGAGCCTATAATCATGCCATTGCCTTCCATATCTTTTGAGGATATGAGCCCGTGCCTTCCCATTATGGCAGAAGAAACCTTTACAATCTCAGGGGCTGGCTGCAGTATTGGTTTTTCTTCAGGCGGCTGAGGCGGAGCAGGCTCTTCAACCTTTGCCAATGCCTCTTTCGGCTGCTCTGCGGCTTGCAAAGGTTCTTCAAGTTTTTGCATTTTTTCAACCGGCAGCCCTTCAGGCACAACTGACTCAACAACCTCAGGACCAGCAGGGCCGAATCGTATTTTATTGCCGGGATAGATGAGATGGGGGTTAATAATAAACGGATTTGCCTTCCATATGCCGGGCCACTTGAATGGGTCTTTTAAGAAGCTATGTGATATATCCCAGAGCGTATCTCCTTCTTGGACTGTATATTCTCCATCATCCGGCTGTCTGAGTATGTCTCCACGCCGCGTCCAGGATGTTTGCTTACCCTTTTCTTCGTCTCCTGTCATTTTTTCTTTTTGCTCAGCTAATATGTCTTTATAAATTAAAAAAACCGATAAAGAAACGAATAATAGTAAAAACAGTTTTGTTCTCATGGTATCCTCCCATTGGTGTGTCTATTTCTGAATCTCCTGCAGTTTTGTACGAGCCTTTACTGCCGCATCTGACGAAGGATATTTTTCTATAACCATTTTGAATGCCGCGAATGCCTTATCCCTGTTGTTAAGCTCCAGATGTGAGAAACCTACTTTCAACAGCGCATCAGGGGCCTTGTTTTCATTTGGGTAGTTGTCCACCGCCTTCTGAAACTCCATTACTGCCTTTTGATAGTCCTTCTGAGAATAATATGTCTCTCCAACCCAGTACTGGGCATTGTCTGCCAGCGAATGTTTGGGGTAATATTGGATAAATTTATTGAACTGTTCCGCTGATTCGGATAATCTGCCTGCCATAAACAGATTCTGCGCCTCATTGTAGAGCGCTTCCGGATCAGGCGCATATGAAGGTTTCTTAGTGGAAGACTTCTTTTCAGCATCCTCTCTTGCAGCGGTTTCTTTTTTTATACCTTCTGCCTCGAGTTTTACAACCTTTAACTCTTCGGGCGGCGCAACAGGAACGGCCATGGCCCTAATCTCATCAATATTTTTCTTGTTAGCCGCAGTCTGTTCCTGAAGCAGGAAAAATTTATTGTTTAATTCTTCCATTCCTGCGCTTGTTTTGGACTGCGCCTTTTCTAATTCAGACAAATGGGATTTGATATCTTTTAAGGTTTGCTCCTGTTGCAGATTTG
Coding sequences within:
- a CDS encoding LysM peptidoglycan-binding domain-containing protein, with the translated sequence MRTKLFLLLFVSLSVFLIYKDILAEQKEKMTGDEEKGKQTSWTRRGDILRQPDDGEYTVQEGDTLWDISHSFLKDPFKWPGIWKANPFIINPHLIYPGNKIRFGPAGPEVVESVVPEGLPVEKMQKLEEPLQAAEQPKEALAKVEEPAPPQPPEEKPILQPAPEIVKVSSAIMGRHGLISSKDMEGNGMIIGSKAEGLLLSQGDIVYISLIKGTEVTDGDKFIIFTTTGEVKHPVTEKPIGFLTDTIGVLEVIKVEKGGVIAARIEKSYKEVLKGAKLKSYEPPVKEVVIKKTEKAIDGLIIESMESKVGSAENDMVYLDKGKNSGLDVGNIMNIFRPAITVDDPMSKEKKTITLPPIELGRLVIIRVEDDTSTAFITKSRQVIYKGDRVRTAE
- the ybgF gene encoding tol-pal system protein YbgF gives rise to the protein MKQQLTLFALFTGIFIVGCANLQQEQTLKDIKSHLSELEKAQSKTSAGMEELNNKFFLLQEQTAANKKNIDEIRAMAVPVAPPEELKVVKLEAEGIKKETAAREDAEKKSSTKKPSYAPDPEALYNEAQNLFMAGRLSESAEQFNKFIQYYPKHSLADNAQYWVGETYYSQKDYQKAVMEFQKAVDNYPNENKAPDALLKVGFSHLELNNRDKAFAAFKMVIEKYPSSDAAVKARTKLQEIQK